The window CACGGGTCATTATAGCGAAGATCCGTTCAGTGGCACCCGCACTGCAGATGACGAGCGCAGGACATTACGGCCAATCAGCAACAACGCCGGCAGATTCATCAGGATACCGTAAAACAACGCGACCAGCGCCAGGTCCGGCCGCTGCAGGATGGTCGCGCTGATCAGCATCGCCGTACCGGCATTCTGGATACCCACCTCAATCATCAGCGTCAGCGTATGCCGTTCGCTCAGGCGCAGTAAACGGCTGAGCAAAGCGGTCGCCGCCATCGCCAGCACACACAGCCCCAGACACACCAGTGTCGCCTGCGACCATAGTTGCGGCAGGCGTTCGCTGTTGGCCACGGCCATGGCGATGACCAGCACGGCAAAGAGCAAACCAGACAACCGGTTAAACCAGGGTAAAGCACGCTCTAACCATTGCGGATAACGGGCCGTCAGCACCATCCCCAACCCCATGCCCACTAACAGCGGTAACACCGTTACCAGCAATAAAGGCATTAATGTCGGCAGCCAGGGCAGATACAGTTCAAGCTGATCAAGGTTCAGCCACTGCAGCTGGGTATTTACCCACAGCGGTAACGTCAAAGGTGCCAGCAAGGTAATAAGAGCCGTCAGGGTGACCGACAGCGACGCATCGCCACCACTTAAATGGCTGATAATA of the Thalassolituus hydrocarboniclasticus genome contains:
- a CDS encoding bile acid:sodium symporter family protein, with product MLTQVALPLALAMMMLVMGLSLRPAHFVAVAREPKLILLGLALQLFLLPALALMLVMVLSLPATLAIGLIILAACPGGATSNIISHLSGGDASLSVTLTALITLLAPLTLPLWVNTQLQWLNLDQLELYLPWLPTLMPLLLVTVLPLLVGMGLGMVLTARYPQWLERALPWFNRLSGLLFAVLVIAMAVANSERLPQLWSQATLVCLGLCVLAMAATALLSRLLRLSERHTLTLMIEVGIQNAGTAMLISATILQRPDLALVALFYGILMNLPALLLIGRNVLRSSSAVRVPLNGSSL